The Pseudomonas sp. FP2309 genome has a window encoding:
- the erdR gene encoding response regulator transcription factor ErdR: MATYEILIADDHPLFRSALHQAVTLGLGPDVRLVEVASIAELEARLTEKSDWDLVLLDLNMPGAYGFSGLVLLRGQYPQIPVVMVSAQEEADVVVRSKEFGASGFIPKSSAMEDIQSAVRKVLDGDVSWPPQAFEHINVSDEAKAARDGLASLTPQQFRVLTMVCEGLLNKQIAYELSVSEATIKAHVTAIFRKLNVRTRTQAALLLQQLESISQH, translated from the coding sequence ATGGCCACATACGAAATCCTGATAGCCGATGACCACCCACTGTTTCGCAGTGCGTTGCATCAGGCGGTGACGTTGGGCCTTGGCCCCGATGTCCGCCTGGTCGAAGTGGCCAGCATCGCCGAGCTGGAAGCCCGCCTCACCGAAAAATCCGACTGGGACCTGGTGCTGCTCGACCTGAACATGCCCGGTGCCTACGGTTTTTCGGGATTGGTGTTGTTGCGCGGGCAATACCCACAGATTCCCGTGGTGATGGTCTCGGCCCAGGAAGAAGCTGACGTGGTGGTGCGCTCCAAGGAGTTTGGCGCCAGCGGTTTCATTCCCAAGTCCAGCGCCATGGAAGATATTCAGAGCGCTGTGCGCAAAGTGTTGGACGGCGACGTGTCCTGGCCGCCCCAGGCGTTTGAACACATCAACGTGTCTGACGAAGCCAAGGCCGCCCGTGATGGCCTGGCCAGCCTGACACCGCAGCAATTCCGGGTATTGACCATGGTCTGCGAGGGCCTGTTGAACAAGCAGATCGCCTACGAGCTGAGCGTCTCGGAAGCGACCATCAAGGCCCACGTGACGGCAATTTTCCGCAAGCTGAATGTGCGTACGCGCACGCAGGCGGCGTTGCTTTTGCAACAACTTGAGTCAATTTCGCAGCATTAA
- a CDS encoding diacylglycerol kinase: MSPFKGQTGIKRIFNAGGYSLDGLRAAFTGEAAFRQLVLLNVILIPLSFFLNVSRVERALLIAVCLLALIVELLNSAVEAAIDRISLDRHPLSKNAKDMGSAAQFVALTMITLVWVVILI, encoded by the coding sequence ATGTCGCCTTTCAAGGGTCAAACCGGTATCAAACGTATCTTCAATGCAGGGGGTTACTCCCTGGATGGCCTGCGCGCAGCGTTCACGGGCGAGGCAGCCTTCCGTCAGTTGGTGCTACTTAATGTCATCCTGATCCCGCTGAGTTTTTTCCTTAACGTCAGCCGGGTCGAGCGCGCTCTACTGATCGCGGTTTGCCTGTTGGCGCTGATCGTCGAGTTGCTCAACTCTGCCGTGGAAGCGGCGATCGACCGCATTTCGCTGGACCGCCACCCACTGTCGAAAAACGCCAAGGACATGGGCAGCGCCGCGCAATTCGTGGCACTGACCATGATCACCCTGGTGTGGGTCGTAATCCTTATCTAA
- a CDS encoding LysR family transcriptional regulator translates to MRFTLRQLQVFVAVAQQESVSRAAGLLALSQSAASTSITELERQSSCQLFDRAGKRLSLNALGHQLLPQAVALLDQAKEIEDLLNGKSGFGSLAVGATLTIGNYLATLLIGSFMQQHPESQVKLHVQNTANIVHQVAHYEIDLGLIEGDCSHPDIEVQTWVEDELVVFCAPQHHLAKRGVATMDELTHEAWILREQGSGTRLTFDQAMRHHRSALNIRLELEHTEAIKRAVESGLGIGCISRLALRDAFRRGSLVPVETPDLDLARQFYFIWHKQKYQTSAMREFLELCRTFTAGVQRSDEIVLPSIA, encoded by the coding sequence ATGCGATTTACTCTCCGTCAACTGCAAGTCTTCGTCGCCGTCGCCCAGCAGGAAAGCGTCTCGCGCGCTGCTGGCCTTCTGGCCTTATCTCAATCCGCCGCCAGCACCTCAATCACTGAGCTGGAGCGTCAATCCAGCTGCCAATTATTCGACCGCGCCGGTAAACGCCTGAGCCTTAACGCCCTAGGGCACCAATTGTTGCCCCAGGCGGTGGCGCTGCTGGACCAGGCCAAGGAAATTGAGGACCTGCTCAACGGCAAGTCCGGCTTTGGCTCCCTGGCGGTCGGCGCCACCCTGACCATCGGCAATTACCTGGCCACCCTGCTCATCGGCAGTTTCATGCAGCAGCACCCGGAGAGTCAGGTGAAGCTGCATGTGCAGAACACTGCCAATATCGTGCACCAGGTTGCGCATTACGAAATTGATCTGGGTCTAATCGAAGGCGACTGCAGCCACCCGGACATCGAAGTGCAAACCTGGGTAGAAGATGAGCTGGTGGTGTTTTGCGCGCCGCAGCACCACCTGGCCAAACGCGGCGTGGCCACGATGGATGAATTGACCCATGAGGCCTGGATACTGCGCGAACAAGGCTCGGGCACGCGACTGACCTTCGATCAAGCCATGCGCCATCACCGCAGCGCGCTGAATATCCGCCTGGAGCTTGAGCACACCGAGGCGATCAAGCGCGCCGTGGAGTCCGGGTTGGGCATTGGTTGCATCTCACGGCTGGCCCTGCGCGATGCCTTCCGCCGAGGCAGCCTGGTGCCGGTGGAAACCCCGGACCTGGACCTGGCGCGGCAGTTTTACTTCATTTGGCATAAACAGAAGTACCAGACCTCGGCGATGCGCGAGTTTCTGGAGCTGTGCCGCACCTTCACCGCAGGGGTTCAGCGCAGCGACGAGATCGTGCTGCCGAGCATCGCCTGA
- the fpr gene encoding ferredoxin-NADP reductase, producing the protein MSNMNHERVLSVHHWNDTLFSFKCTRDPGLRFENGQFVMIGLQQPNGRPLMRAYSIASPNWEEHLEFFSIKVPDGPLTSQLQHLKEGDEIIISKKPTGTLVLDDLKPGKHLYLLSTGTGLAPFMSVIQDPETYERFEKVILCHGVRYVNEVAYREFITEHLPQNEFFGEALREKLIYYPTVTREPFENEGRLTDLMRSGKLFSDIGLPPINPEDDRAMLCGSPSMLDETSEVLNSFGLKVSPRMREPGDYLIERAFVEK; encoded by the coding sequence ATGAGCAACATGAACCACGAGCGTGTCCTCAGTGTTCATCACTGGAACGACACTCTGTTCAGCTTCAAGTGCACCCGCGATCCGGGCCTGCGCTTCGAGAACGGTCAGTTCGTGATGATCGGCCTGCAACAGCCTAACGGCCGCCCGCTCATGCGCGCTTACTCCATTGCCAGCCCGAACTGGGAAGAGCATCTGGAGTTTTTCAGCATCAAGGTGCCCGATGGCCCGCTGACTTCCCAGTTGCAGCACTTGAAGGAAGGCGACGAGATCATCATCAGCAAAAAACCGACAGGCACCCTGGTGCTTGACGATTTGAAGCCGGGCAAGCACTTGTACCTGCTCAGCACGGGTACTGGCCTGGCGCCATTTATGAGCGTGATCCAGGACCCGGAGACGTACGAGCGTTTCGAAAAAGTGATCCTGTGCCACGGCGTGCGTTACGTCAACGAAGTCGCGTACCGCGAGTTCATCACCGAGCACCTGCCGCAGAACGAATTCTTTGGCGAGGCCCTGCGTGAAAAGTTGATCTACTACCCTACCGTGACCCGCGAGCCGTTCGAAAATGAAGGCCGCCTGACCGATCTGATGCGCAGCGGCAAACTGTTCAGCGACATCGGCCTGCCACCGATCAACCCCGAAGACGACCGCGCCATGCTGTGCGGCAGCCCAAGCATGTTGGATGAGACCAGCGAAGTGTTGAACAGCTTCGGCCTGAAAGTCTCGCCACGTATGCGTGAGCCGGGTGATTACTTGATCGAGCGTGCGTTCGTCGAGAAGTAA
- the tsaA gene encoding tRNA (N6-threonylcarbamoyladenosine(37)-N6)-methyltransferase TrmO, with amino-acid sequence MSYQVSPVGFVRSCFKEKFAIPRQPQLAPAARGVLELVAPFDQGEAVQGLEQVSHVWLLFLFHQALEDKPRLKVRPPRLGGNTSMGVFATRATHRPNGIGQSVVKLDKVEPGRLWISGIDLLDGTPVLDIKPYVPYADIVDCATNRIASDAPQPIPVQWLKAALQQAQGHAQRLGEPLVELIDQCLAQDPRPAYQTPGPEREYGAQFWDVDVRWHYPEAGLICVLEVVPAQ; translated from the coding sequence ATGAGTTATCAGGTCTCGCCCGTCGGTTTCGTGCGCTCCTGTTTCAAGGAGAAGTTCGCTATCCCACGCCAGCCGCAACTGGCGCCCGCCGCCCGGGGCGTGCTGGAGTTGGTGGCGCCGTTCGACCAGGGTGAAGCCGTGCAAGGCCTGGAGCAGGTCAGCCATGTGTGGCTGCTGTTCCTGTTCCACCAGGCCCTGGAAGACAAGCCGCGCCTCAAAGTGCGCCCGCCCCGCCTGGGCGGCAATACGTCCATGGGCGTGTTTGCCACCCGTGCGACCCACCGACCCAACGGCATCGGCCAGTCGGTGGTGAAGCTGGACAAGGTGGAGCCCGGCCGGTTGTGGATCTCCGGGATCGACCTGCTCGACGGTACGCCGGTGTTGGATATCAAGCCGTACGTGCCGTATGCCGACATCGTCGACTGCGCCACTAACCGCATCGCCAGCGACGCCCCGCAGCCGATTCCAGTGCAGTGGCTGAAGGCGGCGCTGCAACAGGCGCAAGGCCATGCCCAGCGTCTGGGTGAGCCATTGGTGGAGCTGATTGATCAGTGCTTGGCGCAGGACCCAAGGCCGGCGTATCAGACGCCTGGGCCTGAACGCGAATATGGCGCGCAGTTCTGGGATGTGGATGTGCGCTGGCACTATCCTGAGGCAGGCCTGATTTGTGTGCTGGAAGTGGTTCCGGCGCAGTAA
- a CDS encoding DUF1456 family protein: MIHNDVLRSVRYMLDISDNKMVELIKLGGMDVTKEDLLTYLKKDEEEGFVFCPDEVMAHFLDGLVIFKRGKDESRPPQPIETPVTNNIILKKLRVAFELKEDDMHAILKAAEFPVSKPELSALFRKFGHTNYRTCGDQLLRNFLKGLTLRVRA, translated from the coding sequence ATGATTCACAACGACGTACTGCGCAGCGTGCGCTACATGCTCGACATCAGCGACAACAAGATGGTTGAGCTCATCAAGCTCGGCGGCATGGACGTGACCAAGGAAGACCTGCTGACCTACCTCAAGAAAGACGAGGAAGAAGGCTTTGTGTTCTGCCCGGATGAGGTCATGGCGCACTTTCTCGACGGCCTGGTGATCTTCAAGCGCGGCAAGGACGAAAGCCGTCCACCGCAGCCAATCGAAACCCCGGTGACCAATAACATCATCCTCAAGAAACTGCGCGTGGCCTTCGAATTGAAAGAAGACGACATGCACGCCATCCTCAAGGCTGCCGAGTTCCCGGTATCCAAGCCCGAGCTGAGCGCGCTGTTTCGTAAGTTCGGCCACACCAACTACCGCACCTGTGGCGACCAGTTGCTGCGTAACTTCCTCAAGGGTCTGACCCTGCGGGTTCGTGCGTAA
- a CDS encoding rRNA pseudouridine synthase: MTDPIRLSKRLIELVGCSRREAELFIEGGWVSVDGEVIDEPQFKITTQKVELDPEAKATAPEPVTILLHAPAGMDAETAMASISADTLSEEHRFSKRPLKGHFLRLTASADLQAKASGLLVFTQDWKILRKLTADAAKIEQEYVVEVEGDMVAHGLNRLNHGLTYKGKELPAVKASWQNENRLRFALKNPQPGVIALFCEAVGLKVVAIRRIRIGGVSIGKVPVGQWRYLSGKEKF, translated from the coding sequence ATGACTGACCCCATACGCCTCTCCAAACGCCTTATCGAACTGGTCGGTTGCTCCCGTCGGGAGGCTGAGCTGTTTATCGAGGGCGGTTGGGTCTCGGTGGACGGTGAAGTGATCGACGAGCCGCAGTTCAAGATCACCACCCAGAAGGTCGAACTCGACCCCGAGGCCAAGGCCACTGCGCCGGAGCCGGTGACCATCCTGCTGCACGCGCCTGCGGGTATGGACGCCGAAACGGCGATGGCCTCGATCAGCGCCGACACCCTGTCCGAAGAACACCGCTTCAGCAAGCGCCCGCTCAAGGGTCACTTCCTGCGCCTGACCGCCAGTGCTGACCTGCAAGCCAAGGCCAGCGGCCTGCTGGTGTTTACCCAGGATTGGAAGATTCTGCGCAAGTTGACCGCCGATGCCGCCAAGATCGAGCAGGAATACGTTGTGGAGGTCGAGGGCGACATGGTTGCCCATGGCCTTAACCGCCTGAATCACGGCCTGACCTACAAAGGTAAGGAGCTGCCGGCGGTGAAAGCCAGCTGGCAGAACGAAAACCGTCTGCGTTTTGCGCTGAAAAACCCGCAGCCCGGTGTGATCGCACTGTTCTGCGAAGCCGTTGGCCTGAAGGTCGTGGCCATTCGTCGCATCCGTATCGGCGGCGTGTCCATCGGCAAAGTGCCGGTCGGTCAATGGCGTTACCTGTCCGGCAAAGAGAAGTTCTAA
- a CDS encoding GNAT family N-acetyltransferase — protein MRQHSVIHTPKTSDYTRLTQIWEASVRATHDFLPDSYIALLKELVMTRYLDAVMLICTKDSRQRITGFAGVVAGKVEMLFIDPQHRGQGLGKQLLNYAVEHMNAEELDVNEQNPQALGFYLKQGFEVIGRTEHDGLGQPYPLLHLRLRQVPQQARQG, from the coding sequence ATGCGTCAGCATTCGGTTATCCACACACCTAAAACCAGCGACTACACGCGGTTGACGCAGATCTGGGAGGCGTCGGTGCGGGCCACCCACGACTTTTTGCCGGACAGTTACATTGCGTTGCTCAAAGAGCTGGTGATGACCCGCTACCTCGACGCCGTGATGCTGATTTGCACCAAGGACTCACGCCAGCGCATCACCGGGTTTGCCGGGGTGGTGGCGGGCAAGGTGGAGATGCTGTTCATCGACCCGCAACACCGGGGCCAGGGCCTTGGCAAGCAACTGTTGAACTACGCAGTCGAGCACATGAACGCCGAGGAGCTGGACGTTAATGAGCAGAACCCCCAGGCCCTGGGCTTTTACTTGAAGCAGGGCTTCGAGGTGATCGGGCGCACGGAGCATGACGGCCTGGGCCAGCCTTATCCGTTGTTGCATCTGCGTTTGCGCCAGGTGCCGCAACAGGCGCGACAGGGCTAA
- the rimO gene encoding 30S ribosomal protein S12 methylthiotransferase RimO — MSTTIAKANPKVGFVSLGCPKALVDSERILTQLRMEGYDVVSTYQDADVVVVNTCGFIDSAKAESLEVIGEAIKENGKVIVTGCMGVEEGNIRNVHPSVLAVTGPQQYEQVVNAVHDVVPPRQDHNPLIDLVPPQGIKLTPRHYAYLKISEGCNHSCSFCIIPSMRGKLVSRPVGDVLDEAQRLVKSGVKELLVISQDTSAYGVDVKYRTGFWNGAPVKTRMTELCEALSSLGVWVRLHYVYPYPHVDELIPLMAAGKILPYLDIPFQHASPKVLKAMKRPAFEDKTLARIKNWREICPELIIRSTFIVGFPGETEEDFQYLLDWLTEAQLDRVGCFQYSPVEGAPANLLDLAVVPDDVKQDRWERFMAHQQAISSARLQLRIGKEIEVLIDEVDEQGAVGRCFFDAPEIDGNVFIDDASGLKPGDKVWCTVTDADEYDLWAEKRD, encoded by the coding sequence ATGTCCACCACCATCGCAAAAGCCAACCCAAAGGTTGGCTTTGTTTCCCTGGGTTGCCCGAAGGCTCTGGTCGACTCCGAGCGCATCCTTACGCAACTGCGTATGGAAGGCTATGACGTTGTCTCCACTTACCAGGACGCCGATGTGGTGGTGGTCAACACCTGCGGCTTTATCGACTCGGCCAAGGCAGAGTCCCTGGAAGTGATCGGCGAAGCGATCAAGGAAAACGGCAAGGTCATCGTGACCGGCTGCATGGGCGTGGAAGAAGGCAATATCCGCAACGTGCATCCAAGCGTGCTGGCCGTGACCGGCCCGCAGCAGTACGAGCAGGTGGTCAATGCCGTGCACGACGTGGTGCCGCCGCGTCAGGATCACAACCCGCTGATCGACCTGGTGCCGCCGCAAGGCATCAAGCTGACGCCGCGCCACTACGCGTACCTGAAAATTTCCGAAGGCTGCAACCACAGCTGCAGCTTCTGCATCATCCCGTCGATGCGCGGCAAGCTGGTGAGCCGTCCGGTGGGCGACGTGCTGGACGAGGCGCAACGCCTGGTCAAATCCGGCGTGAAAGAGCTGTTGGTGATCTCCCAGGACACCAGCGCCTACGGCGTCGACGTGAAGTACCGCACCGGTTTCTGGAACGGCGCACCGGTGAAAACCCGCATGACCGAACTGTGCGAAGCCTTGAGCAGCCTGGGTGTGTGGGTACGCCTGCACTATGTCTACCCGTACCCGCACGTGGACGAGCTGATCCCGTTGATGGCCGCCGGCAAGATCCTGCCGTACCTGGACATCCCGTTCCAGCACGCCAGCCCGAAAGTGCTCAAGGCCATGAAACGCCCGGCGTTCGAAGACAAGACCCTGGCGCGTATCAAGAACTGGCGCGAGATCTGCCCTGAGCTGATTATCCGTTCGACCTTCATCGTCGGCTTCCCCGGCGAAACCGAAGAAGACTTCCAGTACCTGCTCGACTGGCTGACAGAGGCCCAACTGGATCGCGTCGGCTGCTTCCAGTACTCGCCGGTGGAAGGCGCTCCCGCCAACCTGCTGGACCTGGCCGTGGTGCCGGATGACGTCAAGCAAGACCGTTGGGAGCGTTTCATGGCGCATCAACAGGCGATCAGCTCGGCGCGCCTGCAACTGCGCATCGGCAAGGAAATCGAAGTGCTGATCGACGAAGTCGACGAGCAAGGCGCGGTCGGCCGTTGCTTCTTCGATGCACCGGAAATCGACGGTAACGTATTTATCGACGATGCCAGCGGTTTGAAGCCGGGTGACAAGGTCTGGTGCACCGTGACCGACGCCGACGAGTACGACCTGTGGGCCGAAAAACGCGATTGA
- a CDS encoding potassium transporter Kup gives MGQASSQAAGAEHANAKPIGMLVAAVGVVYGDIGTSPLYTLKEVFTGGYGVQVNHDGVLGILALIFWSLIWVVSIKYMLFVLRADNQGEGGIMALTALARRAAGERKKLRSFLVVCGLCGAALFYGDSMITPAISVLSAIEGLELAFDGLDKWVVPIALVVLVALFLIQKHGTDRIGKLFGPVMVTWFLVLGGLGVYGITLHPEVLSALNPMWAVRFFEAHPGIGVAILGAVVLALTGAEALYADMGHFGRKPIARAWFILVLPALVLNYFGQGAMLLGDPEAARNPFYLLAPSWALIPLVVLSTLATVIASQAVISGAFSLTRQAIQLGYIPRMHIQHTSSAEQGQIYIGAVNWSLMVGVILLVVGFESSNALASAYGVAVTGTMLMTTILVSAVMLLLWKWPPILAVPVLLCCLLVDGLYFAANVPKIIQGGAFPVLAGIVLFVLMTTWKRGKQLLVDRLDEGGLPLPIFISSIRVQPPHRVQGTAVFLTARPDAVPHALLHNLLHNQVLHEQVVLLTVVYEDIPRVPASRRFEVDSYGEGFFRVILHFGFTDEPDVPEALKLCHLDDLDFSPMRTTYFLSRETVIASKIEGMARWREALFAFMLKNANGNLRFFKLPVNRVIELGTQIEM, from the coding sequence ATGGGTCAGGCAAGTAGTCAGGCAGCAGGTGCCGAGCATGCAAACGCCAAGCCGATTGGCATGCTGGTGGCAGCGGTCGGGGTGGTTTATGGCGATATCGGGACCAGCCCGCTCTACACCCTTAAAGAGGTGTTCACCGGTGGTTATGGGGTGCAGGTCAATCATGACGGCGTGCTTGGGATTCTGGCGCTGATCTTCTGGTCGCTGATCTGGGTGGTGTCGATCAAGTACATGCTGTTCGTGCTGCGCGCTGACAACCAGGGCGAAGGCGGCATCATGGCGCTGACCGCGTTGGCACGACGGGCGGCGGGGGAGCGCAAGAAGTTGCGCAGCTTCCTGGTGGTGTGTGGCCTGTGCGGCGCGGCGCTGTTCTACGGCGACAGCATGATCACCCCGGCGATTTCCGTATTGTCGGCCATTGAAGGCTTGGAGCTGGCGTTCGACGGCCTGGACAAGTGGGTCGTGCCCATTGCCCTGGTGGTGCTGGTGGCGCTGTTTCTGATCCAGAAACACGGCACCGATCGCATCGGCAAGCTGTTCGGGCCGGTGATGGTCACCTGGTTCCTGGTACTGGGCGGCCTCGGGGTGTACGGCATTACCCTGCACCCTGAAGTGCTCAGCGCCCTGAACCCGATGTGGGCGGTGCGGTTCTTCGAGGCGCACCCTGGCATCGGTGTGGCGATTCTCGGCGCCGTGGTGCTGGCGTTGACCGGCGCCGAAGCCTTGTACGCCGACATGGGCCACTTCGGCCGCAAGCCCATTGCCCGCGCCTGGTTCATTCTGGTGCTGCCGGCCTTGGTGCTTAACTATTTCGGTCAGGGCGCGATGCTGCTCGGTGACCCGGAAGCCGCGCGCAACCCGTTCTACTTGTTGGCGCCAAGCTGGGCGCTGATCCCGTTGGTGGTGTTGTCGACCCTGGCCACGGTGATCGCGTCCCAGGCGGTGATTTCCGGCGCGTTCTCCTTGACGCGCCAGGCGATCCAGCTGGGTTACATCCCGCGCATGCACATCCAGCACACCTCCAGCGCCGAGCAGGGCCAAATCTATATCGGCGCGGTGAACTGGTCGCTGATGGTGGGTGTGATCCTGCTGGTCGTAGGCTTCGAGTCGTCCAACGCCCTGGCGTCGGCCTACGGCGTGGCGGTGACCGGCACCATGCTGATGACCACCATCCTGGTGTCGGCCGTGATGCTGCTGTTGTGGAAATGGCCACCGATACTGGCCGTGCCGGTGTTGCTCTGCTGCCTGCTGGTGGACGGGCTGTACTTCGCGGCCAACGTGCCGAAGATCATTCAGGGCGGCGCGTTCCCGGTACTGGCGGGCATCGTGTTGTTCGTGCTCATGACCACATGGAAGCGCGGCAAGCAATTGCTGGTGGACCGTCTCGACGAAGGCGGCCTGCCGTTGCCGATCTTTATCAGCAGTATCCGCGTGCAACCGCCCCATCGGGTGCAGGGCACGGCGGTGTTCCTCACCGCACGGCCGGATGCGGTGCCCCATGCGCTGTTGCACAACCTGCTGCATAACCAGGTGTTGCACGAGCAAGTGGTGCTGCTGACGGTGGTGTACGAAGACATCCCGCGTGTGCCCGCGTCGCGGCGCTTCGAGGTGGATTCCTACGGTGAGGGGTTCTTCCGCGTGATCCTGCACTTTGGCTTCACCGACGAACCGGACGTGCCCGAAGCGCTGAAGTTGTGTCATTTGGATGACCTGGATTTCAGCCCGATGCGCACCACCTACTTCCTCAGCCGCGAGACCGTGATCGCTTCGAAAATCGAAGGCATGGCGCGCTGGCGCGAAGCGTTGTTCGCCTTCATGTTGAAAAATGCCAATGGCAACCTGCGCTTCTTCAAACTCCCGGTGAACCGGGTGATCGAGCTGGGCACCCAGATCGAAATGTAA
- a CDS encoding NADH:flavin oxidoreductase/NADH oxidase has product MSQLLEPYTLRQLTLLNRIAVSPMCQYSSDDGLANDWHLVHLGSRAVGGAGLIFTEATAVAADGRITAQDLGLWNDQQIEPLQRITRFIAAQGAVAGIQLAHAGRKASTHRPWLGKHGSVKPEDGGWVPVGPSPIAFDPQHTQPKPLDEAQIRQVIADFVAAAKRALTAGFKVVEIHAAHGYLLHQFLSPISNQRQDRYGGSFENRIRLVLEVTEAVREVWPQELPLFVRVSATDWVEDGWNPDETVELARRLKVLGVDLIDVSSGGTAANAEIPTGPGYQTRFAERVRKEADIATGTVGMITEPAQAEHILRTCQADIIFLARELLRDPYWPLHADDDLGGRKAIWPAQYQRATHRDQPIHESDLRD; this is encoded by the coding sequence ATGAGTCAGCTGCTCGAACCCTATACCCTGCGCCAATTGACCCTGCTCAATCGCATTGCGGTCTCGCCGATGTGCCAATACTCAAGCGACGATGGCCTGGCCAATGACTGGCACCTGGTGCACCTCGGCAGCCGTGCCGTCGGTGGCGCCGGGCTGATTTTCACCGAAGCCACCGCCGTGGCTGCCGACGGCCGTATCACCGCCCAGGACCTGGGCCTGTGGAACGACCAACAGATCGAACCGCTGCAACGCATCACGCGGTTTATCGCGGCCCAGGGCGCGGTGGCGGGGATTCAACTGGCCCACGCCGGGCGCAAGGCCAGCACCCATCGGCCGTGGCTTGGCAAACACGGCAGCGTCAAGCCGGAGGACGGCGGCTGGGTGCCCGTGGGCCCATCGCCGATTGCCTTCGACCCACAGCACACCCAACCCAAACCACTGGACGAAGCGCAGATCCGCCAGGTGATCGCCGACTTCGTCGCCGCCGCCAAACGTGCGCTGACCGCCGGATTTAAAGTGGTGGAGATCCATGCGGCCCATGGTTATCTGTTGCATCAATTCCTGTCGCCCATCAGCAACCAGCGCCAGGATCGCTACGGCGGCTCGTTTGAAAACCGTATCCGCCTGGTGCTTGAGGTGACAGAAGCGGTGCGCGAAGTCTGGCCCCAGGAGCTGCCGCTGTTCGTGCGGGTGTCGGCCACCGACTGGGTGGAAGATGGCTGGAACCCCGACGAAACCGTGGAGCTGGCGCGCCGCCTGAAAGTCCTGGGCGTGGACCTGATCGACGTGTCCTCCGGTGGCACCGCCGCCAACGCCGAGATCCCCACCGGCCCCGGCTACCAGACGCGCTTTGCCGAACGTGTGCGCAAGGAGGCGGACATCGCCACCGGCACCGTGGGCATGATCACCGAGCCGGCCCAGGCCGAGCACATCCTGCGCACCTGCCAGGCCGATATCATCTTCCTGGCCCGTGAACTGCTGCGCGACCCGTACTGGCCGCTGCATGCCGACGATGACCTGGGCGGGCGCAAGGCTATCTGGCCGGCGCAGTACCAGCGGGCGACCCATCGCGATCAGCCGATTCATGAGTCTGACTTGCGCGATTGA